The window TGGGTGGATGATCAGTTCGAGCTTGCTGGACCAGAAGAGGTTGATGGTTCAAATGACAGCTCCaaagaaagaacagaaattCAAGGACAAAGAATGCCAACCCGGGTCGCAATGTACTGCACTGGTGGAATTCGATGTGAAAAAGCTTCAAGCTTTCTCCTAAGCAAAGGTTTCAAAGAGGTATGTCTCAACTTAGCATTATTTTGgccgatacctttttttttaatatattttgcatAAACTGGGCCAAAGAAAATTAAGACTAATATTTATCCATCTCTATTACTAACCCTATTAGGACTACCTTTGTCAACTAAATTACCTATCTGGGTAGTCCATATCGTATTCTCTCCTAACTTCCAGACAAACTTGTGTGGCTAATTCTCATGTTATTAAGTCGGGGATTTGTGCAACTGGGACATGCTTTAATAATACAGTAGTAAAATGTACTACGCTACTATGATTTTATCCTTACAAAACAATGGAACATTGAAACCAGATGATGTCAATACATCAGTAGCTCTCCTCCATTAACCACCTAACTATTTCTAGTGAAACTGGTCCATTTCACCCTTGTGATGCCTTGTGATCCTGCATATTTAAGTCCTTTTCAATATATCAAGCTTCACTCCTTGCTGGTGTGCTCAACGGCCTCCGTTGCAAATTCCCATACCACATCAAACGATCCACCTTCTACTTGTTTGTGCTGGCAGATGACTCCTCAAAATAAATATCTTGCTGTGTCTTAACTGGTGGTGTGGCTAACATTGTTCCTCAGGGTGGGGACAAGGGTTGGGAGGGGAAGTAAAAAGTTACGATAACTTATATGAACACATGCATTATGACTTATTAGAAAAGATACACAACATGCTAACTGAAAAGATGGACAAAGGAATATGTTATGCTTGTGTATTCCCTTAAAACATTGCACATAATGTCAAAAGCAAGTTATATTTGATGGTCTTGGCTCTCTTACACTGATTTATGGTGATTGTAATGAGCATAGTCTGAACTTAGTTGGATGGTCTCAAAAACTAAGCGAATAGATTCCATAGTGGATGGTAAGGAATCagaaagaaaagggggaaaggaAAAGTGGCTAGCATGTAAAAAGGCACCGAAAAGATGTAGCCTGTCTGGATTTATGAGAATATCAGAATTTATTTTCTCCTTACTAGTTTAAAACAGTGGGCAAAAGGGTTAAAAGGAAATGGTGAACACaccacacacaaacacacattaTGTTTCTTCTTATAGCTAATAATATATTGGAAAATATTGGTTAAAAGATATAAGGATTAGTTATAAACCAAGGAGCTAGTTTGGTTACTGAAAATATTGTTAGATGTTATTAAAAAGAGCGTACcgagtgcatgaggctcccgccacttggggagagtcataatgtacgcagcctttcccctgctttcacaaagaggctgtttccagacttgaacccgtgaccacttggtcacaatggagcaatctttaccgttgcaccaaggcctgccctttGAAAGCAGCAACCAaagatgggaagaagaaggagaatcaAAGGGAGAAAGATGAGAGGAGAGAAAACAAGAGAGCCTGAAAGGGTTAACTGGAAAGCTTGCCCCATCTGCTGCTCACTGTAATTCTTGATTCTCATCTGTCCTATGTATGACCTCAGGTGTGTTCTGGGATTTCCATTCCCAACAAATTTCTCTGATTTCCTTGGCGAACTGCCTAAGCAAGTTCCATGTCCCTGAAATTCTCAGGCCGATGTATCGGGATTTGTTAGCCTGAATTTCAGACACATGCCGAGAAACTGAGGTGGGTGGGGGTACAATAGGCCCGAATTCAGCATTGCAAGAAACCTCGTTGATCGAGAAGGTTGTAGTCAGACAATGTGAGGTAGCGTCCCGAAGGTTGCCGAAGGCAAGGAAGACATCGCTCGCACGAGGAAACTTTGCAGCCAGTTTTCTCGTCATGCTTTTTTTTCCTTCGCGATTTCCTGGATTCCTTGTCGATTCTTACCCacgttctttttcttttctctggagcATCTCACTTTGAATGAAATGCATTCTCCACGTTCCCGAAAAGGATCCTATCAAATATTTCACATTTTCTATGATCATCTCTATTTCAGGTATTCGGGGAATCCTCCTTAATAGATGAAATATTCCTATTATGTCAATGCCAATTGAATCAATGTTATTAGCTGTGAATTCGAACTTTTTGGTATTTTCAGTTTCTTCTGATGATATGATGGGTCATTCGAATCGCGTAAGCAGGGTACCTTAGGAAAGAAGACGAAGGATACAGGTGCTCGGCAGCAAGCAATAGCTGCCACAGTCACAGTAGCAAGACAAGAATGAGAAGGGAAGCCCCTTTTTGATGCATACATACAAGAAAATAGCAATTGGAAAGGTAGATGACAGGCTAGGCCTCTATACAGTAGGCTGAGTGAAGGTGGTAGATGAAGGGTGATGCCTGGCTTGAGCTTGTCCCTGAGAAAGCCCCTTTCGCTTGAACTGTTCTTTTCTTAGCTTTTCAGCTTTCGCTTTCGCTTGAGTCAAAATCATCCGATCTACAATCGTCAAATCGATCGGTCAGAAACTGGCCTCTATGAGCATTTTTtcttgagaagaagaagaagaagaagaagagtcttGGCTAGGAATAGAATACCTTGTTGATACCCATAGTGTATTATAAGTAGTAAACTAAAAGTGTATTACAACCAAGGACATAACGTAAACCAACTATTACAATACCAACCATAAGTCACTATATACTACCAAAGATACCCTTAGAATAGTGGTAACACCTAATAACACTTTACAATAATAATGAGGCTGTTATTTATCAGCTAATTTAAATTAACTAAGCTGTCATGTCGCAGACTCCTCCAAAATTTCACTGCCAACTAAGCGGTCATGTCACAGACTCCTAACCCACTTGGAGAAGCTTCTTCAAGTGACTAACCTAGGAAAACCTCCCTTATGCTAATCTCATTTAATTTATGTAGGATAGATTCTttacactcccccccccccccccgcaaaaaaaaaaaccctaacccaaaaaagttaatAATAATCATTTCTGTTTGGTAATTGACACCATTGACAATAACTAACATTGTGTCACTCCAttggttttgtttgatttttgattattttaccaGGTTTATCATTTGGAAGGTGGTATTCTGAAATATATGGAGGAAGTCCCAAAGTCAGAGAGTCTATGGGAGGGTGAGTGTTTTGTTTTTGACAAGCGAGTCTCAGTTGAGCATGGATTGATTCAAGGAACTTTCCAGCTGTGCTATGGGTGTAAGCAGCCAGTGAATGATGCAGACATGGAGGCTCCAGAGTGGGAATATGGAGTTTCATGCCCATATTGTTTCTCAACCAAgtctgaagaagagaaagagagggcaAGAGCACGACAACGGCAGTTTGAGAATTGGGGTATTATTGGCGGTCCTGACAAGGGCCGCCGGCCATTGACAACCACAGATGGTAATAGTAGAAAGTCTTCTGTATTTTCAAATTCAATCTAGCACTGAGGGTGTGAAATTTGAGTTTTCAAGCAAATCAtgatttttttcacttttttggtTGCCGGCGGGTCTTAGCATATGGTGTTAGTCTAGTTATTATATATTTACTGTATTTAATAACAATTGAATTTTGGTTGCCTGGTAAACAGCAGGGTTTAGAACTTGATGTTTCATATTTTGTGCTATCCATTGTGTCCTTCTACATATTATGGTCATATGTTGTGGGATTAATCCATGTGCATTCCTTGTGATTATCCCATTATAGGATTGTCATATTGCATTCTGTCCTCTGCCAACTTCCCAAGGAACCAGAAATGCAGTTAGTATCTTGGTGGTATCTACGTCCTTTCGTTTCAAGGAAGGAGGAGATGGGTTTTTTTCCCCCACTCAACAAAAGGATTTGACATCCAGGAAATCGATCAAAATCTGAATATGTTTCCTTTGTGCATTTTATGACTTGAAGATTCATCTACTCTTAGTGTAGGTATGGGGGTTTTGTACCTTTGGTCTATTCTTGTTGCTGCATTGGCTTGGTTTTCTTGAGATATACTTTGTGCTTGGTCAAGGAAGGTGCAGAAGGACTTTATTtctttaatcttatttttttgggtggtaaaTTACTAGTTAAATCACGAGAATTTGTGTTCAGTTGttgggttttattttgtttcccgAGCTTTGGAAAGGTACTCCTTTGGATCAGAAAAGTTGGTCTACTATTTCTTAGTCagtttgttattggtgaagcctaatcTCAGTTTAGTCTAGGAAGTATTGTTCATTttggatcatttttttttttttttgagacgtTCATGTTGGTGGTAGTTTTGTGCCTCGCAAGGAGATGTGTATGAAGGTTTGTAATTTCATCATTAGAATAGTGAAAACTTTGGTTGATCGTTCTGCCATAGACATAAGCTATCTtgggtgaaccatgtaaatcatTTTGTGTGAGAGGGGGATGTTTAGGAGTTGAGTTTCACATCTGTATTCATAATAAAGCCTTTCTTTTAAATTTAGTGTGGAGATTATTTACTTAACCCTTTGTTCTATggacaaaaaaatttgaaagtgaGGTATTTCCCTCCTACGACTATTTTGGATCCATCTGCCTAAGATAAGAatggatcatggatcatggatcTGGACAAGTTTTAAGAAAATGATTCCAAACTTTCGACAAATGTTGGAAAATTGGGAACTGTAGTAGTATTTCAATTTGGATGGATTTATAAGATTCCATATCTTGATGGATTTTGTGTACCTTCACAAATAATTCCCAATCCTTTATATTCGAATGTTAATGAGATAATTATTCATTAACTAGGAGAAGAAATTCAGATCTTAGACCCAAAGGTCCAGTAACCAAAATTCTTCTGGAAAACTAACATGATAAAAAAACATGCCGTTCCATTTCTAacttctttttaaaaaaaaccacaaaaaggATTCACATTAACAAATTTTGAAAGTCTACTCTTAACCGACACAGCCCAACTAACACTTTTCTTAAAAACATCTTAAATTTTGGAAGGATTTTCAAATGCCAAACACAATTCTAGAGCTTCATATTAGAACTTAAAAAACTATGATTGGACCAATTTTTTAGTAATCATCGAATTGCAATTTTTGTAGTAAAAGTTCTAGTTGTACCAAAGGACAAGACTACTCAAAAGGATTAGTACTTCAAGGGAGTTGTACAATGGCCTTAGCCACCTCATTAGAAAAGTGAGGAAAAATTAAGTTAATATCTCATTCTTTATTATGAATAACTCATtaacataaataaaacaaagattAGTTCATTGACTTTTGTTGTGCTTGGAtcgttggatgtctgagctgtcaagtgtcgacatctccacctaacactgtCGTAATTGTacacttttaggaattggagagaattaAAATCCATCCAATAAGTTGATATAAAAGCTAAAATCGACTTAATCAACACAGGTCTACTTGTTTGCCATAGAAACGAAATTCGCGAACTCCCTAATTTTCTCTCTACCATTTGTGTAAGACTTTTCCTCATAAGTGTCTTATTTACAACGATAGGAGTTCCAAGATAAATAGCATTCCCATCAATTAAAGTGTTCCTCACCGAATCTTTAATCCTTTCCCCCACATGCGTACTATATATAACACCACTCTTCTTGAAATTAATATTTGCCTTGATAGGCCCTGAAAAATGTTCAAAACTGAATGTAACATAGAAATGCAATTTTGAACATCTTTTAGGATCTATCATAAAACACactaaaaattattattattgttaaaaCATCAGAAATCAAACCGGTACCAATCTAATTAGGTACCCATAAGAGATCATAAGGCCAACCCAATAAAAACCCGTAGTCAAATTGAAACCGAGTTTTACTTTAACGATTCGATTTGTACTGATGCATATTTAGACCAACCGAAATCAGACCAAGCCGGCCATTTGACACCCTTTACTTATTCCACTAAGAACTTCTAATTCTAACTCCCTTGGACACATTGTAAGGGATTTTTATCTCCCCAATTTTTtcaatttcatctaataggggggttgaaatgatcaccctaccccctgccggAACACACTACCCCGAGTGAAATCCACCTCCTTCTATTAGAGTAAATTGAGAAAATTGCCGGGCAAAcaaaattgaggtgataattttccctaagattatgataccaaagagaccctaaaaccctagtagatcagattttaaaaaaaaaaaaaaaagtctaaaacCCTAGTAGAGAACCTCTCTAAGCTCTAAAATCTCCTAAAACCCTATAAAAGAAGTGAGAGCCTGAAAACGAAGCTCCGTCGTCTCTACCATCAATCAACCAAATGGTGTTCTCTACTATCATCCGGAGAGCCGCTTCATCAGTAGCGCCTCTTGCAGTGCGTGCCGTCGTTGGGACTCAGAGAACACATCATGATATCCTATTCAATTCCTTGAAGAACATCGTTGTCTCCCAGGAGCTCTGTCGAAGGACATTTCTTCCAaccttcttcaatttctcttcgGTCGCTAAGAGGTCCAGTTCCGACGAGAGTCTACTAAAAACCATCGAATCGGAGATAAAGTGTGCCGAGGAATCAGACGATCACGACAGGGTTTGTTACTACTTTCTATTGTTTTCCTTATCTTTCTCGATTGATTGTCGTTTGTGGGTCTTTGTTTCCCTTCTCCCCTAATTcccttttatttgattttatttgatttttaaaatctTGAGTGAacgttggggggggggtgtttaaaTGGAAAGCTGAATAGGGATTGATCTTTGTTTGCTTGTTTCTTCGGTTCTATTATACTGTGATTGCCCATTTTGCACTCCTGTGAAGTTCCCCATTGTTTGTTTATGAATATATAGGAATTCAGGCCAAAATTCTACAAGTTATGAAATCAGTTTGAACTAAACACAAGTAGAAGAGAAAACCAAATTAAATGTTGGTTTTCTACATTTTAGATTGTTATTTCGTAGTCTATTTCGCTCAAGCCCTCGAGTTGGTTCCCCAATAGTTCTGTGTAATGCATTAGTAATGCACTTGGATTTTCCATTGTCGTGACCCTATTTACCTTCCACTTCCCATTATCACTGTAATAGCGTGATTACTCatttaatgaaaaaaagaaatattttaggCTGGGAAGGATTTATCTACCCCACAAATTTATGCCTAGGGTATTTTCCCTTTGTCATTTCATCTAAATTATTTTAGACTGAAGAGCAATAGTCAAACTACCCCCGCAAAATTTCTGCATAGTTAGTTTGCAGAATCCATTATCATTCATTTTCCAGGTTCTTCAAAATCCTGGAAATCTTGAGTTGTAATGGCTGAGCCACGGGGCACCATATTTTGACAACCCTTTGCACTTGAAAGTTATGGATCCTAGCATGGGTTGGGTACTTCTTTGATGTCACCTTGCCAAAAATTTTGGTGCTTGGGAAGTTCTATTGTCTGTGTTATGATGTGCCTTAAATTCCAAACCAACCACCTTAGGTAATGCCATGTAGAAAAAGTATAACCGTGGATTAAATAAGGCGGTCAAGCACCATAAATCATATAACCGCTGTTCTACTCTAAACTCCTTGTTTAGGGGAATTTTTTCTTTGGACAGTCTTCACCTGTGGACGTGGTTATATTGTGAGTAAACCAGGTGAAGTACAAGAGAAGTATATAAACTCTTCATGGAGTGTTCTTCATATTGGGGTAGTGGCCGTCAAGAGAAGTAGAGGTGCTGTAATTTCCTTTTGTATTTTTCATGTCATATGAGAGTATTTTGCTGTAGTAAATTTGTGCCCGTCAAGAGAAGTAGAGGTGTTGTAATTTCCTTTTGTATTTTTCATGTCATATGAGAGTATTTTGCTCTTGTAAATTCACCTATTTTGGTGAGTTATTGtgtcatccgagaatgcaaaaatcTCTTTCTAAATACAAGGGGCTTGTGGAAGTTGCATCTCTTAGTTCATAAGTAATGCAGAACATTGACATGTCTCGACTTTAAAAGGGACGCTACAGCtttgaagaaaaaggagaacaCATCATTCATTGTCAACTTGTTTATGTGGCGCAAAACAATTTCAACCACGTACTAAGTAGAAAGCAGCGGAGGGGATACGAAGTCAACCGTAGTTGTGGAAATGTGTACACGTAAGTCAATCTTGATGGCTGAGTGGGACCCATATTTGACTGATCTCTCTTGGCACCTCTATATAATCGAGAGGAGAGGACAGTtcagagatagagagaaaaatTCCTTTGCTCTTGTGCAATTCCTGTGAGCAAAGATAGAGAGAGTTTATTGGATgcatgggggagggggggttgggTTAGTGAGAAATGTTCTCTTGTATTATCCTATATATGTTAGTAGAATCTTTTCGTAATCTTCATTCATTGATGTAGGCTAAAAGCCGAACCATATAAAATCGTCTTGTCTTTTGTGTGTTTACTTTGCATCTTATTTCTTGTGCCATTAAGACCATTGCATATTTCCGCCACAATAATGCACTTGGATTTTTCATTGTCGTGACCCTACTTACTGACTACTTCCCATTTATCACTGCATTAGGGTGTTGTgatttcatgaaaaaaaaaattaggattaaTCTACCCCACAAAATTATGGTAAGAGTATTTAATCATTTCATGAAGAATCTTCTAGACTGAAGAGCATTAGTCTACCCCCACCAAATTTCTGTTTCATAAAGTTAGTTTACAGAATCCATTATCATTCATTTTCCAGGTTCTTAAAATCCTGGAAACCTTGAGTTGTAATGACTGAGCCACAGGGCACATAAAGTTCTGACAACCCTTTTGCACTTAAAAATTATTGAATCCTACCATGGGTTGGGTTCTTCTTTGATGTCTCCTTGCCAAACATTTTGGAGTCTGGGGAATGTGTCTTAAATTCCAAGCCAACCACCATAGGTAATGCCATGTGGCATAAGTATAGCTGTGAACTAAATAACTAGGTCAAGCACCATAGATAATGCAGCAGCTGTCCTAGTCTAAACTCCTTGTTTAGGAGAACTTTTTCTTTGTGCTTTTActttctgtttttatttatattttcctCTACTTTTGTGTTGTCATCAATCCTATGATGTGTCTTCATAAATTTATGCTCGGTTGGTTTCAGATGCAAATGAAATATATCAAATATGACTATAGTTTGCTTGCTAGTCATCTGTTAAGGATTAGAAATTCAAGACATAACAAGACAGTAGGGGCATCAGTGCTGTTATTACTAGTCATCATGATACTCTCTCTGTTAGATAATGTTGGCATAACTGAGATACACTAAGACCTTTATATGTGAATTTATGAACAATTCTTGTTATTTTCTCTCAGAAAAGCATTTTTGTAAaattattttccttcccttttcccTATAGGTTGAAGAGAAGCCTGATGGGTTCCCTTTTGAAATCCAAGACAACCCAGGACAGCAAACCATATCACTAAAAAGAGAATACCAGGGTGAAGTCATCAAAGTTGAAGTTCACATGCCCGATCTTGTTACTGGTGATGTTGGCAATGAcaatgacgatgatgatgatgatagcgAGAAGAGTAACCAATCCAGCATCCCACTGGTTATAAGTGTTTCCAAAGGAAATAAGCTCTGTTTGGAGTTTGGTTGCACTGCTTACCCAGATGAGATTACAATTGATAGCTTGTCTGTCAAGGAACCAGAAGCTTCCGAAGATCAGATTGCCTATGAGGGGCCGGACTTCATGTAAGTTTCATGTTTCATTATTTCAAAATTAGCCTTTGGTTGATTACCACCAGCTGTATATCTCCACCATTATTCTTTTTAAATTGCGTTTATCCTTGTTCCTAGGGATTTGGATGAGAACCTGCAAAAGGCTTTCCACAAGTATTTGGAGATCAGAGGGATCAAACCCAGCACTACCAACTTCTTGCATGAGTATATGATCAACAAGGATAGTAGAGAGTACTTGATGTGGTTAAAGAACCTAAAGAAGTTCATCGAGAAGTAAAAATAGTTACTGTCAGTGAAATTGAACAGTTGaatgctttttgttttgtacCATTTCTTTTTGCTGTTTGAACTTTCATGATAAGAATCACCGATCCAGTCATTTACTCATAGTTCTACTCATTGCACAAGCTTTGGTTGTTGAGGTGTAACCCAAAATGATTTGGGAGAGTGGGTACTAAATCTTGTTTCGTTTCgatgtttcggtctgaccgaaattttcgagataccaaaatttcgtcgaaatatggtatttttttgtgggtgtaaaatgtcaaaaatgacagagatttccgaaattttcgaaacaagatgaccgaaattaccgagatttcctaAAATTTTGAAACGAGATGATcaaaatttcatcgaaatttctgaaatatttgaaatattgtattttttcatatTGGGCTTGCATTTCGTTTCAGATAGGTCGAGATGCTCAAAATATTCAATATCTCGAttgaaatttcgcgagttttagtactattcTCTTGCACATAGATTATCGATGACTCACCTTTATGAGTTTAGGGAACATGaacaaattttgaatttatatTGGAAATAGACTCGAATCAGTTTGATTGCTGTTGATGTGaaattttgggaaattttcTTACTAATTTTAATGTAGTTttacaaaataataaattaagaaTGATAATAATGATGGATTAATGTggtgtatttttctctttccttttcagtAGATGTTGTCATTTCTCCCAAGGTTGGTTGCAGGATTTTGTCGAACTAGTGATCGATGATCTATTGCAAAAgaatttcagttttctgaaGAACCATGGATGCCTCATCATGGGGTGATTCATGATTATCATATTATACTGTCTTCCATTTGCTGCTTGGAATGTTGGCCTATGCAGAAACTCAAGTCCAAGCCCTCAAGTAAACTCTGAACGCATATGTATACCCAAGAAAATTATACATTATCTCCTGTGTAATGCCCCGTCCCATGCGATAAATATCCAAGTTTCATTTATTCTTCATAGATTGGAGGTTGGATAAACTTTTTATCCATGATTTCATTAAGAGAACCAAGCCCCATCAACAAGATGTAATCATATGAAGGGGGCAATGATGGCAGTATAGCGGATGCAAGAATAGGAGCAGGATCTGGTTTCTGAGCAGCTCGACCAATGGCTGTACTTGAATGTAGTTCAGGTTTGACAAAGTTTTGTGTATTGGATCCAATTGATGAGAAGTGTCATGTTGAGGGTAGTATGCCACAGCCTTTGTAGTGAAGGGCTCCTTTATGACTTTTAGACCATATCCATCATCACTCATCAAGTGATAAATGTGTGTTGGGATCATGAAGAGCTGTGGATAGGGGGAAAATGGTTCTAACTTGGCTCTCATTTCACCTTGTGTTCCTTGACTTCCATCCGATAGAGGTAAATTGGTTCATTGTTTGGAGTAAGTAGTTACTTAGGACTTCATCAGGAATTTTGAAGTTTGTGATTGTTGGAATCAACAAGTCCTACCAAATGTTGATGGATTTGCACTATAATTTGTGTTATCTTATAAATTCCTTTCCATAGATTAATCTCCAAGCTAGTTTTATTAGGGCAAAGATTTTGTATTTCTGTATTTCTAATGGTCTATCTGTCTCAGGCCAATACCTCATAAATTTTGTGACGGCAAAAATGTTGCCATGCAATTTTGAGTTGCAATATTCAGTGTGGAAAAACATCAAATGTCTTCCCCTCCAGTCCCGTCTCCCTTTGAAGTTTTAATTTCATTGCTATACATAAAATTCACTTATCTGCTGCAAGGATAGCCCTGCAAGCTGCATTCATGGGGGGAAGAAAACGTGCATAAAATGGGCAATTTGATCAACATGACTATATTCTGAGTTCATCTCAAAGCTCCTTCTCTTATGCTTTTTCCTCCCCCTTGAACATGGCTTGTAGGGGTATCCCTGCAACACACATTATACAGTATTTGATACATAGAGTGCATATCAAAAGGAAGATGATCTTAGTAAATAATAATTCATTTAGAGGGTTTCAATTAGAGGCTCCAAAACCTATCTTGTGTTacgttgatagaatcttttgattTCAAGGGAGGCGAGAACTATTACTCAATATGCAGGGGTGAGACTTGTCATTcgggcataatcgaggggaggagGGAATAATTTACTCCtaattttattaaattataAATACACGGCACTAGGCTCACGGTAGGCTATTCTGAATCTACCGTGAACTCTAGGGTTCTCCTTTCTCCCATTGAGCTCTAGGctattcctttcttcttcctctttgctATTGTAGGTATTGATTCCCTGGTTCTTATATTGTCATAGGTATCAGAACTAGTCTACTTTTCCTCCCACTTATGATTCCTGTCTTCAACCACTAACAGGTGGGACCCATTTATCAAGTTTTCCCATCCCATACTCCCCTCTAACAAACGAGGCCTTAGGTTTTTCCTTTGTGGTTCGCAACAACCAATATTGTTATATCTATTCTATGGAACCCTTGAAGGTAACGATATATGAAGAAAAGCTAGGGTATCTTCCATGCATGtcgtt is drawn from Telopea speciosissima isolate NSW1024214 ecotype Mountain lineage chromosome 1, Tspe_v1, whole genome shotgun sequence and contains these coding sequences:
- the LOC122663967 gene encoding uncharacterized protein At2g39795, mitochondrial-like; this translates as MVFSTIIRRAASSVAPLAVRAVVGTQRTHHDILFNSLKNIVVSQELCRRTFLPTFFNFSSVAKRSSSDESLLKTIESEIKCAEESDDHDRVEEKPDGFPFEIQDNPGQQTISLKREYQGEVIKVEVHMPDLVTGDVGNDNDDDDDDSEKSNQSSIPLVISVSKGNKLCLEFGCTAYPDEITIDSLSVKEPEASEDQIAYEGPDFMDLDENLQKAFHKYLEIRGIKPSTTNFLHEYMINKDSREYLMWLKNLKKFIEK